A region of Cellulophaga sp. RHA19 DNA encodes the following proteins:
- a CDS encoding prolyl oligopeptidase family serine peptidase, which translates to MKKKFLFSISILLCSLSIYAQENNKSVLSIKQIMQGDTFVGHLPSAPKWSQDSKSIYFNWNTENAFNDSLYVYNLNTTKTAKVDFETEYNLPSFPTFNSERTKKVYVKRGDIFYTDVATNKTIQITQTEDRERNAKFIENDSKIAYQKGQNIYTWNTTTGATVQITNFTDKKDQEKRLSDKDEWLRNDQLALFNVLKERKAKVDARKKAMKRYKEKELFSIYTEGKSISSQSISTDGSYVTYIAATYANNKRTTMPHFVTESGYVENENTRSKVGDKPSSYELHIYDIKNKKTYPVSLDNLEGLDYVPEYTKDYPNKAYKNDNRIGYIVGPIWSADGKKAVLDISSNDYKDRWIVLLNLADGSVTNLDHQHDKAWIAGPGIGWGNLGWLPDDNSIWYQSEKTGYSHLYSTNVLTKKTKALTSGNFEIYEPTISIDKKRWYFTANKNHPGDRQFYTMPLKGGKLTQLTTMVGNNEVTLSPDERQMAILYSYSNKPTELYLQPNPIKNRAKTAPKQITNSLTPNFKKYNWKDPEVITFNAEDGAEVYARLYQPKTTTKNKAAIIFVHGAGYLQNAHKWWSSYYREYMFHNLLVDNGYTVLDIDYRGSAGYGSKWRTGIYRHMGGKDLSDQVDGAKLLVEKYGIDKDKVGIYGGSYGGFITLMGMFNAPDTFKAGAAIRSVGDWAAYNHGYTARILNTPVTDSIAYRRSSPIYFADGLKGDLLILHGMVDDNVHFQDMVRLSQRLIELEKKNWEMAVYPVERHGFVEPSSWTDEYTRIFNLFNESLLNITTKE; encoded by the coding sequence AATTGGAACACAGAAAATGCATTTAACGACTCATTATACGTATACAATCTAAACACAACAAAAACAGCCAAAGTAGATTTTGAAACCGAATACAACCTACCTTCTTTCCCTACTTTTAATTCTGAACGAACAAAAAAAGTATATGTAAAACGTGGAGACATTTTTTATACTGATGTTGCCACCAACAAAACCATACAAATTACACAGACAGAAGACCGAGAAAGAAATGCTAAATTTATAGAGAACGACAGTAAAATTGCATATCAAAAAGGACAAAATATTTATACTTGGAATACAACAACTGGCGCAACTGTACAAATCACAAATTTTACAGATAAAAAAGATCAAGAAAAACGTTTAAGCGATAAAGACGAGTGGTTACGTAACGACCAACTTGCTCTTTTTAATGTTTTAAAAGAGCGTAAAGCAAAAGTAGATGCTCGTAAAAAGGCAATGAAGCGTTACAAAGAAAAAGAGTTGTTTTCTATATACACAGAAGGCAAATCTATTAGTAGTCAAAGTATTAGTACAGATGGTAGTTATGTAACCTATATTGCTGCTACTTATGCAAATAACAAGCGCACTACAATGCCACACTTTGTAACAGAATCTGGTTATGTAGAAAATGAAAATACTCGCTCTAAGGTTGGCGACAAGCCAAGCAGCTACGAGCTTCATATTTACGATATTAAAAACAAAAAAACGTATCCTGTATCTTTAGATAATTTAGAAGGTTTAGACTATGTACCAGAGTATACTAAAGATTACCCAAACAAAGCCTATAAAAACGACAACAGAATTGGCTACATAGTTGGTCCTATTTGGAGTGCAGATGGCAAAAAAGCCGTTTTAGACATTAGCTCTAACGATTATAAAGACCGTTGGATAGTTCTTTTAAACCTTGCTGATGGTTCTGTTACAAATTTAGACCACCAGCACGATAAAGCTTGGATTGCCGGCCCAGGAATTGGTTGGGGTAATTTAGGTTGGTTACCAGATGACAATAGTATTTGGTACCAGTCTGAAAAAACTGGTTATTCTCATTTATACAGTACTAATGTTTTAACCAAAAAAACAAAAGCACTTACCTCTGGTAATTTTGAAATTTATGAACCAACCATATCTATAGACAAAAAACGTTGGTATTTTACGGCTAATAAAAATCATCCTGGAGACAGACAATTTTATACAATGCCTTTAAAAGGTGGTAAATTAACTCAGTTAACTACAATGGTTGGTAATAACGAGGTTACTTTATCTCCAGATGAGCGCCAAATGGCTATTTTATACTCATACAGCAATAAACCAACAGAATTATATTTACAGCCTAACCCAATAAAAAATAGAGCTAAAACAGCTCCAAAACAAATAACAAACTCACTTACCCCTAACTTTAAAAAATACAACTGGAAAGATCCTGAAGTAATTACTTTTAATGCAGAAGATGGTGCAGAGGTTTACGCAAGGTTATATCAACCTAAAACAACAACAAAAAATAAAGCTGCCATAATTTTTGTACACGGAGCTGGTTATTTACAAAATGCTCATAAATGGTGGAGCTCTTACTACAGAGAGTATATGTTTCATAACCTATTGGTAGATAATGGGTATACTGTTTTAGATATAGACTATAGAGGTAGCGCTGGTTATGGCAGCAAATGGCGCACAGGCATTTATCGTCATATGGGGGGCAAAGATCTATCGGACCAAGTGGATGGCGCAAAATTACTTGTAGAAAAATACGGGATTGACAAAGATAAAGTTGGAATCTACGGTGGTTCTTATGGTGGCTTTATTACGCTAATGGGAATGTTTAATGCTCCAGACACTTTTAAAGCTGGTGCTGCAATACGTTCGGTTGGTGATTGGGCTGCTTACAACCACGGTTATACTGCACGTATTTTAAATACCCCTGTTACAGATAGCATTGCTTACAGAAGAAGTTCTCCTATTTATTTTGCAGATGGTTTAAAAGGAGACTTATTAATTCTACACGGTATGGTAGATGACAATGTGCACTTTCAAGATATGGTACGTTTATCTCAGCGCTTAATAGAGTTAGAAAAAAAGAATTGGGAAATGGCTGTATATCCTGTAGAGCGTCACGGTTTTGTAGAGCCTAGTAGCTGGACAGATGAATATACACGTATTTTTAATTTGTTTAATGAGAGTCTTTTAAACATTACCACTAAAGAATAA